The following are encoded in a window of Sphingopyxis sp. FD7 genomic DNA:
- a CDS encoding HpcH/HpaI aldolase/citrate lyase family protein, with translation MRSKLFVPGARPELFAKALASEADAISFDLEDSVPAEGKIAARAHVAEFLRSDIARASAKRLIVRVNGLDTPFGHDDCKALTNGAAHMINLPKVDSVEDVEAMASVTDLPLLLTIETPRGLRVATDLATASPQVAGLQVGLNDLCAPLGIARADREHIHAALWQIRLAAGEARCFAYDGAWPDIADEEGFCAEAALAESLGFLGKSCIHPRQVALANAMFGAADNEVDAARRLLRAAEAAAARGHGAFAFEGRMVDRPAIDRARAAITAAGKR, from the coding sequence ATGCGGAGCAAACTGTTCGTTCCTGGCGCTCGCCCGGAGTTGTTTGCCAAAGCGCTGGCAAGCGAAGCAGACGCGATATCCTTCGATCTTGAGGATTCGGTCCCGGCGGAAGGCAAGATCGCGGCGCGCGCTCATGTTGCCGAGTTTCTGCGGAGCGATATCGCGCGGGCCAGCGCCAAGCGGTTGATCGTTCGGGTCAACGGCCTCGATACGCCATTCGGGCATGACGACTGCAAGGCTCTGACCAACGGCGCGGCCCACATGATCAATCTACCGAAGGTAGATTCGGTCGAAGACGTGGAGGCGATGGCATCGGTTACGGATTTGCCGCTGCTCCTTACCATCGAAACGCCCCGGGGTTTGCGCGTTGCGACCGACCTCGCCACGGCGAGCCCACAGGTGGCTGGGTTGCAGGTCGGCCTCAACGATCTGTGCGCGCCGCTCGGTATCGCACGCGCGGATCGCGAGCATATTCACGCGGCGCTATGGCAAATTCGTCTTGCCGCCGGGGAGGCGCGTTGCTTCGCATACGACGGTGCGTGGCCCGACATCGCCGATGAGGAAGGCTTTTGCGCCGAGGCGGCGCTTGCCGAAAGCCTCGGTTTTCTTGGCAAAAGCTGCATCCACCCGCGGCAGGTGGCACTGGCCAACGCGATGTTCGGCGCCGCCGACAACGAGGTCGATGCGGCACGGCGGCTGCTGCGCGCAGCGGAAGCCGCGGCGGCGCGGGGCCACGGGGCCTTCGCCTTCGAAGGCAGGATGGTCGATCGTCCGGCCATCGACCGGGCGCGCGCGGCCATCACCGCGGCCGGGAAGCGGTGA
- a CDS encoding DUF7007 domain-containing protein: MPSFPLSPRPDQSPWGAVQQADQIAPGIWSVTTASHGGLLLSEARSTAMPDALRLPGDAYEEDCDWSLVYLAFESEPALQKTSTAGFLQLARDTARCWHPDRYAAHTGESVEPNQSSVLRTREAYRAAIGEFCTTTAWGDWADWVPEGKVGVIARKVLSVNHLGRPTYTDDEVCALVDKDAYRERGEVTVLSAIAHTIIDPPETIRPKRIA, encoded by the coding sequence ATGCCCAGCTTTCCGCTTTCACCCCGTCCGGATCAATCGCCTTGGGGCGCTGTCCAGCAAGCCGATCAGATTGCCCCTGGAATCTGGTCGGTAACAACCGCCTCGCACGGCGGATTGCTCCTCTCCGAGGCCAGATCCACAGCCATGCCGGACGCCCTGCGTTTGCCGGGCGACGCCTACGAGGAGGATTGCGACTGGTCGCTGGTCTACCTCGCCTTCGAGAGCGAGCCTGCACTCCAGAAAACCTCCACTGCAGGTTTCCTCCAGCTCGCCCGAGACACGGCCCGCTGCTGGCACCCCGACCGCTACGCCGCTCACACCGGCGAGAGTGTAGAACCCAACCAGTCGTCCGTTCTGCGCACGCGCGAGGCCTACCGCGCCGCCATCGGCGAATTCTGCACCACCACGGCCTGGGGTGACTGGGCCGACTGGGTCCCAGAAGGAAAAGTGGGCGTGATCGCCCGCAAGGTCCTCTCCGTGAACCACCTCGGGCGGCCCACCTATACGGACGACGAAGTCTGCGCGCTCGTCGACAAGGACGCCTATCGCGAACGGGGTGAGGTCACTGTCCTGTCGGCCATCGCGCACACGATCATCGATCCCCCGGAAACCATCCGGCCCAAGAGGATCGCATGA
- a CDS encoding LysR substrate-binding domain-containing protein: MDVNFLRTFVAVVDQGSMAAASRLLNISPSAIAQQLQALERELGAPLIVRVGRTVRMTEQGGRILTHARQLVRDATGLKSIANDAAVSGELRLGACPTPLTGMLPEILARVSFRFPDVQVHIQSGNSAQLYAEVESGNLDAAFVLEAPYPLPKTCDWRMLREEPLITLAPVHLAHHSPHELLANQPLIRYDRKLWGGRHADEYLRRHHIVPHERFELNALNAIAVMVDRGLGVSLVPDWSPPWPEGISIVRLPLPTVEIGRRIGVVWSRGTIRLRLVKVLLEEASAASTLAKHRLAAQ; encoded by the coding sequence ATAGACGTAAACTTCCTCCGGACTTTCGTGGCTGTGGTGGACCAGGGGTCGATGGCGGCGGCTTCGCGGCTGCTCAACATCAGCCCCTCGGCCATCGCGCAACAACTTCAGGCGCTGGAGCGCGAGCTCGGCGCCCCTCTGATCGTGCGGGTCGGCAGGACGGTGCGAATGACTGAACAGGGCGGGCGCATTCTGACCCATGCGCGGCAGCTCGTTCGCGATGCGACCGGCCTCAAAAGTATCGCTAACGATGCCGCAGTCAGCGGCGAATTGCGGCTCGGCGCCTGCCCCACTCCCCTTACCGGAATGCTTCCGGAAATTCTCGCGCGGGTAAGCTTTCGCTTCCCCGATGTGCAGGTGCATATCCAATCCGGCAATTCGGCACAGCTTTATGCCGAGGTCGAAAGCGGCAACCTGGATGCAGCCTTTGTGTTGGAGGCGCCATATCCTCTGCCCAAAACCTGCGACTGGCGGATGTTGCGCGAAGAGCCGCTGATCACCCTGGCACCTGTACATCTGGCGCATCACAGCCCGCACGAGCTGCTCGCGAACCAACCCCTTATTCGATACGACCGCAAATTGTGGGGTGGCCGCCATGCAGACGAATACCTGCGGCGCCACCATATCGTGCCCCATGAACGGTTTGAACTGAATGCTCTGAACGCGATAGCCGTGATGGTCGATCGGGGACTGGGCGTCTCGCTAGTGCCCGATTGGTCGCCGCCCTGGCCCGAGGGCATTTCGATCGTCCGCCTGCCGCTGCCGACAGTTGAGATCGGACGCCGGATCGGGGTGGTGTGGTCGCGCGGCACGATCCGCTTGCGGTTGGTGAAGGTGCTTCTGGAAGAGGCCAGCGCGGCGAGCACCTTGGCCAAGCATCGTCTGGCTGCCCAATGA
- a CDS encoding IS6 family transposase: protein MNDFKGRHFTGEVILWAVRWYCRYGISYRDLEEMLSERGIDVDHTTIYRWVQRYAPEMEKRLRWFWRRGFDPSWRLDETYVKVRGKWTYLYRAVDKRGDTIDFYLSSTRSAKAAKRFLGKALRGLKDWEKPAKLNTDKAPSYGAAIAELKREGKLAAETEHRQVKYLNNVLEADHGKLKMLIKPVRGFKSMPTAYATIKGFEVMRALRKGQAQAWCLQPGIMGEVRLVERAFGIGPSALTETMIMLNKHFANAA, encoded by the coding sequence ATGAACGATTTCAAAGGACGGCATTTTACCGGCGAGGTCATCCTATGGGCGGTGCGCTGGTATTGTCGATACGGCATCAGCTACCGTGATCTCGAGGAAATGCTGTCCGAGCGTGGGATCGATGTCGATCATACGACGATCTATCGCTGGGTGCAGCGCTACGCGCCGGAGATGGAGAAGCGTCTCCGCTGGTTCTGGCGGCGCGGCTTTGATCCGAGCTGGCGTCTGGATGAGACCTACGTAAAGGTGCGGGGCAAATGGACCTACCTGTACCGGGCGGTCGACAAACGGGGCGACACGATTGATTTCTATCTGTCATCGACACGCAGCGCCAAAGCGGCGAAGCGCTTTCTGGGCAAAGCTCTTCGTGGCCTGAAGGACTGGGAAAAGCCGGCCAAACTCAATACCGACAAGGCACCCAGCTACGGCGCAGCAATCGCTGAGCTGAAACGCGAAGGCAAACTGGCGGCGGAAACCGAGCACCGGCAGGTGAAATATCTGAACAACGTGCTCGAGGCCGACCACGGCAAGCTGAAGATGCTGATCAAGCCGGTACGTGGCTTCAAGTCGATGCCAACGGCCTACGCCACGATCAAGGGCTTCGAGGTCATGCGCGCCCTACGCAAAGGACAGGCCCAGGCATGGTGCCTGCAGCCAGGTATCATGGGGGAGGTGCGCCTGGTTGAAAGAGCATTCGGAATTGGACCCTCGGCCCTGACCGAAACCATGATTATGCTCAATAAGCATTTCGCCAATGCTGCCTAA
- a CDS encoding S41 family peptidase, whose translation MPFEGAIGSAYNDRVIETRAAVDRLSGGKIGYVSLAAMGGADVAEFARDFYGQSGREAMIIDVRDNNGGNVDSIIIGALLRRAWAFWAAPGGRAFANMQGAYRGPIAVLIDEQTYSDGETFAAGVKSLGLGPLIGQRTAGAGIWLSGRNPLTDKGMARIAEFAQYRADGEWLIEGWGVEPDIEVDNLPHATFQGQDAQLQAAVDFLTNKLATEPVPPLVPRALPALGTPGKSAIRLR comes from the coding sequence ATGCCGTTCGAGGGCGCGATCGGCAGCGCTTACAACGATCGCGTCATCGAAACGCGCGCCGCAGTGGACCGGCTTTCGGGCGGCAAGATCGGCTATGTCTCGCTCGCCGCGATGGGCGGCGCCGACGTCGCCGAATTCGCCCGCGACTTCTACGGCCAGTCGGGCCGCGAGGCGATGATCATCGACGTGCGCGACAACAACGGCGGGAACGTCGACAGCATCATCATCGGTGCCCTGTTGCGAAGGGCCTGGGCCTTCTGGGCCGCGCCCGGGGGCCGCGCCTTCGCCAACATGCAGGGTGCCTATCGCGGTCCCATCGCGGTGCTGATCGACGAACAAACCTATTCGGATGGCGAGACTTTCGCCGCCGGCGTCAAGTCGCTGGGTCTCGGGCCCTTGATAGGGCAGCGCACCGCCGGGGCCGGAATCTGGCTGTCCGGTCGCAATCCGCTGACCGACAAGGGCATGGCCCGCATTGCGGAGTTCGCCCAGTACCGCGCCGATGGCGAGTGGCTGATCGAGGGCTGGGGCGTGGAACCGGACATCGAGGTCGACAACCTGCCCCACGCCACGTTCCAGGGGCAGGACGCGCAGCTGCAGGCGGCGGTGGACTTCCTGACCAACAAGCTCGCCACCGAGCCGGTGCCGCCGCTCGTCCCCCGCGCGCTGCCGGCGCTCGGGACGCCGGGGAAATCGGCGATCCGCCTGCGCTGA
- a CDS encoding sodium:solute symporter — MVTLLRHFLFASLAWLVMAAPSRADDNVSALRTRALPALQSDGSRPTLLVLDGRPVVIQASRAAIAAEDGSGWRPVDARALADLEIVDVSGDGTKAAITTRDGRAFVATIRDGRIALQPLPPSPVRGATRITLLEDVLTLVGQARDGTNRLVQLPLTEQPLRWVAVADAPRGEVTALVGQAAALYLTTIENREQRHWRWAPKTGWVARTAPPLAVAGTSRAIGQAGILYLAQGAGSRTWITYNTITDAWSTIPADVPNAASAVALNNGMVTLEQRGGRLIATDLQLEYQRRALGVLDWSIITAYLVAMLAIGFYFWSRSRMGSTSEFFLGSRTIPFWAAGISMFATNTSSISYLAVPAKAFDTDWQYMMSKVVTVFALMAVAYFIIPMFRRLNLVSVFGYLESRFHPTIRMLSSALAILMHVGGRMGIVLFLPALAIGTITGTNVILCILVIGVCTIVYTALGGMKAVVWTDFFQVVVLFGGAFFAIGFIVYSIGAGQIYDTAMQFDKTKMLNFSFDFTTPTIWGFIILYTFDTVLTFPKDQVLMQRVLSTPDEKEASRSVWFFALILMPAGFVFYIIGTTLFAYYRANPGRLDPLLPVDAVFPAFIGTELPQGVTGIIIAGLFAAAMGTLSGTINSVATLLSVDFYEKFRREPPTQKQSVRFAEWMTVLIGVVGIVLAVILSRLDVRSLLDLTIELFGLLGGSCAGAYTLGMFTKRANWQGTAIGIVAATVLTLVCWLFSLVHPYFYLAIAIVASIAIGYVASLFFPAPRPEQLKGLTIYDKRPRPDLEVERLA; from the coding sequence ATGGTCACGCTGCTGCGGCACTTCCTGTTCGCTTCACTGGCCTGGCTCGTCATGGCAGCGCCCTCGCGCGCCGACGACAATGTCTCGGCCTTGAGGACGCGTGCGCTGCCAGCGTTGCAGTCCGACGGCTCGCGACCGACCCTGCTCGTGCTCGATGGTCGGCCGGTCGTCATTCAGGCCTCGCGCGCCGCGATCGCGGCCGAGGACGGCAGCGGCTGGCGGCCTGTCGACGCGCGCGCCTTGGCCGACCTGGAGATTGTCGATGTGTCCGGCGATGGCACCAAGGCCGCAATTACGACGCGTGACGGGCGCGCCTTCGTCGCGACCATTCGCGACGGGCGGATAGCGCTCCAACCTCTACCACCCTCCCCGGTTCGCGGCGCCACGAGGATCACTTTGCTCGAGGATGTCCTCACGCTTGTCGGCCAGGCTCGTGATGGCACAAACCGCTTGGTCCAACTTCCTCTCACGGAGCAGCCGCTGCGCTGGGTGGCCGTGGCAGATGCACCGCGCGGGGAAGTTACGGCGCTCGTGGGGCAGGCCGCCGCGCTCTACCTGACAACCATCGAAAACCGCGAACAGCGGCATTGGCGTTGGGCCCCGAAAACAGGCTGGGTGGCGCGCACTGCCCCACCGCTGGCTGTCGCGGGCACGTCCCGTGCGATCGGTCAAGCAGGCATCCTGTATCTTGCGCAAGGTGCCGGCAGCCGGACGTGGATCACCTACAACACGATCACCGACGCCTGGTCGACCATTCCCGCCGATGTCCCGAACGCGGCCAGCGCAGTCGCCCTCAACAATGGTATGGTCACGCTCGAACAACGGGGCGGGCGGCTAATCGCCACCGACTTGCAACTGGAATACCAACGCCGGGCGTTGGGCGTGCTCGACTGGTCGATCATCACAGCATACCTCGTGGCCATGCTTGCGATCGGCTTCTATTTCTGGAGCCGCTCGCGAATGGGATCGACCAGCGAGTTCTTCCTCGGTTCGCGGACCATCCCGTTCTGGGCGGCCGGCATCAGCATGTTCGCGACCAATACCAGCTCGATCAGTTACCTGGCCGTGCCCGCCAAGGCGTTCGATACCGACTGGCAGTACATGATGAGCAAGGTCGTCACCGTCTTCGCGCTGATGGCGGTTGCGTATTTCATCATCCCGATGTTTCGCCGGCTCAATCTTGTTTCCGTGTTCGGTTATCTGGAGTCGCGCTTCCACCCCACCATCCGCATGTTGTCTTCGGCGCTGGCTATTCTGATGCACGTCGGGGGACGGATGGGGATCGTGCTGTTCCTGCCGGCCCTGGCGATCGGCACCATCACCGGTACCAATGTTATCCTGTGCATTCTGGTTATTGGTGTGTGCACCATCGTCTACACCGCTTTGGGCGGAATGAAGGCGGTGGTTTGGACCGACTTTTTCCAGGTCGTGGTGCTGTTCGGCGGAGCGTTCTTCGCGATCGGGTTCATCGTATACTCGATCGGTGCCGGACAGATCTATGATACGGCGATGCAATTCGACAAGACCAAGATGCTCAATTTCAGCTTCGATTTCACCACGCCAACGATCTGGGGGTTCATCATCCTGTACACCTTCGATACGGTTCTGACATTTCCCAAGGATCAGGTGCTGATGCAGCGCGTGTTATCCACTCCGGACGAGAAGGAAGCGAGCCGGTCGGTGTGGTTTTTCGCCCTGATCCTGATGCCGGCCGGCTTCGTGTTCTACATCATCGGCACCACGCTGTTCGCCTATTATCGCGCGAACCCCGGCCGGCTCGATCCGTTGCTGCCGGTCGATGCGGTATTTCCCGCTTTTATTGGTACCGAGCTGCCGCAGGGGGTCACGGGCATAATCATCGCGGGACTGTTCGCCGCGGCAATGGGAACCCTGTCGGGAACGATCAACTCTGTCGCGACACTGCTGTCGGTAGACTTCTACGAGAAGTTTCGCCGCGAGCCGCCGACGCAGAAGCAATCGGTCCGCTTCGCCGAATGGATGACGGTTCTGATCGGCGTTGTCGGTATCGTGCTCGCTGTCATCCTCTCGCGGCTCGACGTGCGTTCGCTGCTTGATCTCACGATCGAGCTGTTCGGCCTGCTAGGGGGGAGCTGCGCGGGCGCCTACACGCTCGGCATGTTCACCAAACGCGCCAATTGGCAAGGAACCGCAATTGGAATTGTGGCCGCTACGGTACTCACGCTGGTTTGCTGGCTGTTCAGCCTCGTGCATCCCTACTTTTATCTCGCGATCGCAATCGTCGCGTCGATCGCAATTGGCTACGTCGCAAGCCTGTTTTTCCCGGCGCCGCGGCCGGAGCAGTTGAAGGGGCTGACGATCTACGACAAGCGGCCTCGTCCCGACCTTGAGGTGGAGCGCCTGGCATAG
- a CDS encoding reverse transcriptase domain-containing protein translates to MLPETVKGRLEAIPALVASGKRVNGLYRLMGSRLLWEEGLQKIGSNKGAMTPGIDGETFADFGPEDLDPIIASVTAGTYDPKPVRRVFIPKGKGKRRPLGIPTRDDRLVQEVARQLLERIYEPVFSNASHGFRPGRSCHTALEHVKAVWTGVKWLVDVDVAGFFENIDHDILLRLLRKRIDDEKFIGLIGSMLKAGVMEDRVHTRTYSGTPQGGIVSPILANIYLHELDMFMAERIAAFERGKVRATNPEYGRLAGRIQKQRKRVTMLRAKDNVDEVKVAASLAKIQTLLPQKRSIPSRDAMDPGYRRLRYCRYADDFMIGVIGSKEDARSVFAEVRAFLTEALALTVSEEKSGIRKASDGAAFLGYEVRTYTTRQRVVRSRQGSVSFLRRPPSEVMQLHVPWEKVHAFASAKGYGDLSVLKPRHRSLLLSCSDVEIVLAYNAELRGFANYYALAKDVSFKLNRLEFLQRWSLFKTLASKHKTNVRAVLARMRTGQEFTIGYDVDGQPRSVKVWKLAHLKRDPATSSRIDIQPWTQVFTHSRTDWVDRQNAKQCEACGRSDVPCQVHHIRGMADVSHRGFVVRMKVARARRTVVLCEQCHWDTHRGRLPDLRQSDGSSQWRAACGESCTCGSAGGSGLTP, encoded by the coding sequence ATGCTGCCAGAAACTGTGAAAGGCCGGTTGGAGGCCATTCCGGCGCTCGTTGCGTCGGGCAAAAGGGTGAATGGACTCTATCGTCTGATGGGGTCTCGCCTCCTTTGGGAGGAGGGGCTCCAGAAGATCGGATCCAACAAGGGTGCGATGACGCCGGGTATTGACGGCGAGACCTTCGCGGACTTCGGACCGGAAGACCTCGACCCGATTATCGCCAGCGTGACGGCAGGGACCTATGATCCCAAACCAGTGCGTCGGGTGTTTATCCCGAAAGGCAAGGGCAAACGGCGTCCGCTGGGCATTCCCACGCGCGACGACCGCCTCGTTCAGGAAGTGGCGCGGCAACTGCTCGAACGGATCTATGAACCGGTGTTCTCGAACGCCTCCCATGGATTCCGGCCGGGCCGGTCGTGTCATACGGCGCTTGAACACGTCAAAGCCGTATGGACGGGGGTGAAATGGCTCGTAGATGTGGATGTCGCGGGGTTCTTCGAGAACATCGACCACGACATCCTCCTGCGGCTGTTGCGGAAAAGGATCGATGACGAGAAATTCATCGGCTTGATCGGCAGCATGCTTAAGGCGGGTGTTATGGAAGACCGGGTTCACACCCGGACCTACAGCGGCACTCCGCAGGGCGGTATCGTCTCTCCAATCTTGGCCAACATCTACCTCCATGAACTCGATATGTTCATGGCGGAACGGATCGCGGCTTTCGAGAGGGGGAAGGTCCGTGCCACGAACCCGGAATATGGGCGACTGGCTGGGCGCATCCAGAAACAACGGAAGCGCGTCACCATGCTGCGGGCCAAAGACAATGTCGACGAGGTGAAGGTTGCGGCCTCCTTGGCCAAAATCCAAACCTTACTGCCGCAAAAGCGGTCCATCCCGTCGAGAGACGCGATGGACCCCGGTTATCGCCGACTTCGTTACTGTCGCTACGCGGACGACTTCATGATTGGGGTTATCGGTAGCAAGGAGGATGCACGAAGCGTGTTCGCCGAAGTCAGGGCATTCCTGACCGAGGCGCTGGCGCTCACGGTGTCCGAGGAGAAAAGCGGTATCCGCAAGGCGAGCGATGGAGCCGCCTTCCTTGGATATGAGGTCCGCACATATACGACACGCCAACGGGTTGTCCGGAGCCGACAAGGTTCCGTCAGCTTCCTTCGTAGGCCGCCGTCGGAAGTGATGCAGCTGCATGTCCCTTGGGAGAAGGTCCACGCGTTCGCTTCTGCAAAAGGTTATGGTGATCTGTCGGTGTTGAAGCCGCGTCATCGTAGCCTGCTGCTCAGCTGCAGCGACGTTGAGATCGTCCTAGCTTACAACGCCGAATTGCGGGGTTTTGCGAACTACTATGCTCTCGCCAAGGATGTGAGCTTCAAGCTGAACAGGCTTGAGTTTCTCCAGCGGTGGAGCTTGTTCAAGACCTTGGCCAGCAAGCACAAAACCAATGTGCGAGCGGTCTTGGCCCGCATGAGGACGGGGCAGGAATTCACCATCGGCTACGACGTCGATGGCCAGCCCCGATCGGTCAAAGTCTGGAAACTGGCTCATCTGAAACGTGATCCGGCCACCTCGTCCAGGATTGATATCCAGCCTTGGACGCAGGTGTTCACCCACTCACGTACGGACTGGGTTGATCGTCAGAATGCCAAGCAATGCGAGGCTTGCGGTCGATCCGATGTTCCGTGTCAGGTGCACCATATCCGGGGGATGGCCGATGTTTCGCACCGCGGTTTTGTCGTGAGAATGAAGGTGGCACGCGCCCGCAGGACGGTGGTCCTGTGCGAGCAATGCCACTGGGATACTCACAGAGGCCGCCTGCCCGATCTACGGCAAAGTGATGGTTCGTCACAGTGGAGAGCCGCATGCGGTGAAAGCTGCACGTGCGGTTCGGCGGGGGGATCAGGGCTGACTCCATGA
- a CDS encoding DUF6927 domain-containing protein — protein sequence MSSTNPTRLDEDMGPCEAACPRSVLELLTSSTHPHALDWRRRCYRMLELTERTIADGDLIRFPEPMQFTDGSRHADFKVRREGRKLTLTLPDGRGRFKISRLLERRFEIIRQPKVARTFFPAA from the coding sequence ATGAGCAGCACCAATCCTACCCGACTGGATGAGGATATGGGTCCATGCGAGGCTGCGTGTCCTCGTAGTGTCCTCGAGCTCCTGACCAGCAGTACCCATCCCCATGCCCTCGACTGGCGCCGACGCTGCTACCGGATGCTTGAGCTCACCGAACGCACGATCGCCGATGGCGACCTCATCCGTTTCCCCGAACCGATGCAGTTCACCGATGGAAGCAGGCACGCCGATTTCAAGGTTCGACGCGAAGGCCGGAAACTGACGCTGACCTTGCCCGACGGCCGGGGCCGCTTCAAGATATCCCGCCTGCTCGAACGACGCTTCGAGATCATCCGTCAACCCAAAGTCGCCAGGACCTTTTTTCCGGCAGCCTGA
- a CDS encoding carboxylesterase/lipase family protein, translated as MIALHGSTRRTVLAGGIAAAFSEAVVGKPAASTIDCKAGRFVGERLAGGVSRFLGIRYGRAARFQAPRPEPAANSAVRAVAFGPTAPQRSRRGPQSEDCLFLNIWTPAARSSARLPVMVYIHGGAYAFGSATDPVCDGARLAEQGAVVVTVNHRLNAFGYLYLAGIHPGFPDSGNAGQLDLILALLWVRRNIAAFGGDANRVTTFGDSGGGAKVTTLLAMPQAAGLLHRAATMSGQQVTVSGPLNATRRTRAFLAHLGMSERDLSALLTSPSERVLEGLAAVDPVHGGPVYFGPVLDHANLSRHPFWPDPHPQSLAIPLMTGNARDEMRAFVDPDSPFVREMSWDNLANRIGDELPVDVSPQWIVAEYRRQLPTASPADIYFTATTAGRSWRGQLEVAEARARAGRPSWVYQVDFTSRADPRRGAFHCIDLPLVFGTFDMPGADTGSDAAVRLMSRTMQSRFLAFARHGDPNLSDAPAWPVYDLVRRATMVFDVNSRTQDNPRAWQRELFARAPYRQPGS; from the coding sequence ATGATTGCTCTGCACGGATCGACCCGCCGAACGGTGCTGGCTGGAGGAATTGCCGCCGCTTTTTCGGAAGCGGTGGTCGGCAAGCCCGCAGCCTCTACCATCGATTGCAAAGCCGGCCGGTTCGTCGGCGAAAGGCTGGCCGGCGGAGTGTCGCGCTTTCTGGGCATCCGGTATGGACGCGCAGCGCGTTTTCAGGCGCCACGGCCGGAACCAGCCGCAAATTCCGCCGTCCGCGCAGTCGCATTCGGACCCACAGCTCCGCAGCGGAGCCGACGCGGGCCGCAATCGGAAGACTGCCTGTTCCTGAATATCTGGACGCCGGCCGCGCGCTCCAGCGCGCGTTTACCGGTCATGGTCTACATCCATGGTGGCGCCTATGCCTTTGGAAGCGCGACCGATCCTGTGTGCGACGGCGCCCGCCTGGCTGAGCAGGGCGCAGTGGTTGTCACGGTCAATCACCGCCTCAACGCTTTCGGCTATCTCTACCTAGCCGGGATCCACCCAGGCTTCCCCGACAGTGGCAACGCAGGCCAGCTCGATCTGATTCTCGCGCTGTTATGGGTGCGCCGCAACATCGCGGCCTTTGGAGGCGATGCCAACCGGGTAACAACGTTCGGAGACTCGGGCGGCGGTGCCAAGGTGACCACGCTGCTGGCGATGCCGCAGGCAGCTGGACTCCTGCACCGCGCCGCTACCATGAGCGGTCAGCAGGTGACGGTATCCGGGCCGCTCAACGCGACCCGCCGGACGCGCGCCTTTCTCGCTCATCTCGGCATGTCCGAACGCGATCTTTCTGCACTCCTGACCAGCCCGAGCGAGCGTGTGCTCGAAGGGCTTGCCGCAGTTGACCCGGTTCATGGGGGGCCGGTCTATTTCGGCCCCGTGCTCGACCATGCCAACCTTTCGCGGCACCCGTTCTGGCCCGACCCACATCCCCAGTCGCTGGCAATTCCGCTCATGACCGGCAACGCCCGGGATGAAATGCGTGCGTTCGTTGATCCGGACTCGCCTTTCGTGCGTGAGATGAGCTGGGACAACCTGGCGAACCGCATCGGCGATGAACTGCCTGTAGACGTCTCGCCCCAGTGGATAGTGGCCGAGTATCGACGGCAGTTACCCACTGCGTCTCCCGCCGATATCTACTTCACGGCCACCACCGCTGGCCGCAGCTGGCGCGGCCAACTTGAGGTCGCGGAGGCTCGAGCGCGCGCGGGACGGCCCTCATGGGTCTACCAGGTCGACTTCACTTCTCGCGCCGACCCTCGGCGGGGGGCATTCCACTGCATCGATCTACCTTTGGTGTTCGGCACCTTCGACATGCCAGGCGCTGACACGGGAAGCGACGCTGCCGTGAGACTGATGTCCCGAACGATGCAATCTCGCTTTCTTGCATTCGCCCGGCATGGTGATCCCAACCTCTCCGATGCGCCTGCGTGGCCAGTTTACGACCTCGTGCGCCGCGCGACGATGGTCTTCGATGTGAACAGCCGCACACAGGACAATCCGCGCGCATGGCAGCGAGAGCTCTTCGCGCGCGCACCATACCGGCAGCCTGGCAGTTAG